A window of Tatumella citrea genomic DNA:
TAAGCAATGTTACGTTTCGCCAGTTCACTGATAAGCCACAGTGCTTCTGATTCTTCATCAGGGCCATTGCCCAGAGCCTGAAATTCACCTACCGGCGACAGTCGGATAGCGATCCGGTTTTGCGCCCAGGCCTCTCCCATAGCATCGACAATTTCCAGAACCAGCCGGGCACGATTTTCCAGACTGCCACCGTACTCGTCGGTACGTTTATTTGACTGTGCAGACAGAAACTGATGAATCAGATAGCCATGAGCACCATGAATTTCCGCTAAGTCCAGACCTGCTTCTGCAGCATTAACTGCAGCCTGGCGATAATCTGCAACGACCTGGCGGATATCGCTAAGACTCATTTCACGGGGCAGTGAGGTATCTTCACGGTAGACTTTACCTTCAGCATTTTTCAGTGAAGTACGGGTCCCGGAGGCTAATGCAGAAGGTGCCAGCGGCGCCAGTTCTCCCGGCTGCAGGGAGGTATGGGAAATACGTCCGGTATGCCACAGTTGTACGGCAATATGGCCACCGGCAGCGTGGACTTCAGAGGTTATCGCTTTCCAGCCGGCAATTTGTTCCGGAGTATGCAGTCCCGGGGCTCCGGCATAGCCTTTTGCCTGAAATGAGACCTGAGTGGCTTCAGAGATAATCAAACCGGCACTGGCACGCTGGCGATAATAGGTTGCCATTAGTTCAGTAGGGATATCTCCCGGCTCAATACTGCGCAGACGGGTCAGGGGAGCCATAAAAATGCGGTTTGGAACAGTAATGGCACCGACGGTTAACGGAGTAAAAAGCGTGCTGTCAGTCATAATATTCTCCTGGAAAAAGGTGACCGGGATAACCCGGACGAAAAGTGTCATGTCAGGGTTTTTACCTGACCATAGCGGAAGTTAAACCCGGAATGTAACGAAACACTCATGCAATGCAGAGTAATGACCTGTCCTGCGGATGACAATGCAACAACGGCATCAACGCACAAACGGGTAACCGGATTCCGCCCGGCAGACTGAGGGATTGCCAGTTACAGAGTGAGAGGCTAAAGTTTATTCAATAAACAAGGCCAGTACCGTGGAGTTACCGCCAAACGGGCTGGTGGATCAGGAGAGCGCACTGAGGGGATTATGGCCGAGCAACTGGAGTTTTTCCCTGTTCCGAATCCCTGTAGGGGGATTTGCCGGACAGACAGCCGGGGCTATTGCCTTGGCTGCCTGCGAAGCCGTGAAGAGCGATTTAACTGGATGTCACTAAGTGACGGGCAAAAACGGGATGTGATTCGAATATGCCATCAACGGCGATTACGAATGCAACGGGTACAAAAAACTCCGGAAAGTGAAGACCCGCAACAACCGTCTCTGTTCTGAAACCC
This region includes:
- the nemA gene encoding alkene reductase, producing the protein MTDSTLFTPLTVGAITVPNRIFMAPLTRLRSIEPGDIPTELMATYYRQRASAGLIISEATQVSFQAKGYAGAPGLHTPEQIAGWKAITSEVHAAGGHIAVQLWHTGRISHTSLQPGELAPLAPSALASGTRTSLKNAEGKVYREDTSLPREMSLSDIRQVVADYRQAAVNAAEAGLDLAEIHGAHGYLIHQFLSAQSNKRTDEYGGSLENRARLVLEIVDAMGEAWAQNRIAIRLSPVGEFQALGNGPDEESEALWLISELAKRNIAYLHLSEPDWAGGAPYSDEFRRKVRAVFPGVIIGAGAYTREKAEDLIKRRLIDAVAFGRDYIANPDLVERLQTNAPLNPQHPETFYGGAAQGYTDYPFLNDN
- a CDS encoding DUF1289 domain-containing protein gives rise to the protein MAEQLEFFPVPNPCRGICRTDSRGYCLGCLRSREERFNWMSLSDGQKRDVIRICHQRRLRMQRVQKTPESEDPQQPSLF